In Dermacentor silvarum isolate Dsil-2018 chromosome 2, BIME_Dsil_1.4, whole genome shotgun sequence, the following proteins share a genomic window:
- the LOC125943202 gene encoding uncharacterized protein LOC125943202, which translates to MAPTQGHNHLVTKPLAEITFKKHVINKTVQAKIKRERQPNLTKVGQACLAVFRDKIAAHEPELVWNRYTKGKPAPLKNVSSIADTEDLHSPKCLQLFEEFLKNQMPLTAMQREEVRIKTLGQSQNPAWRNERTGRLTASNFRRALHCQKPEGLVKEILYPRNEVLKQGDPRLYGLQNEARAVQEYINLMELYDKNIEVVETGVQVHERYCFIAASPDRLVKEANEIGLLEVKCPASKAGQRVADACQDRAFCAEIIDGEVTLKRDHAYFYQVQGQLGITKKPWCDFVIWTNHTECQHRMSVERIYFNKAIWEDILEGLLYVYKAAVVPELLTRRIRRLGFLYRTGAGYVSYKKYAQGFYVVDKCDEDNLKMKIRRL; encoded by the exons ATGGCACCAACGCAAG GTCACAACCACCTAGTGACCAAACCGCTGGCAGAAATAACTTTCAAGAAGCATGTCATAAACAAAACAGTGCAGGCCAAAATCAAGCGTGAACGTCAACCAAACCTGACAAAAGTTGGACAGGCTTGTCTTGCGGTCTTTAGAGACAAGATTGCCGCACATGAACCTGAGCTTGTGTGGAATAGATACACAAAAGGAAAGCCGGCGCCGTTAAAAAATGTGAGCTCCATTGCTGACACAGAGGACCTGCACTCGCCAAAATGCCTCCAGTTGTTTGAAGAGTTCCTCAAGAACCAGATGCCCCTTACAGCCATGCAGAGAGAGGAAGTGCGCATCAAGACACTGGGCCAAAGCCAGAACCCTGCTTGGCGAAACGAAAGAACTGGCAGGCTGACTGCATCAAACTTTCGCAGAGCTCTCCACTGCCAAAAGCCTGAAGGGCTTGTAAAAGAAATACTTTATCCTCGTAATGAGGTTCTGAAGCAGGGTGACCCTAGATTGTATGGGCTGCAGAACGAGGCCAGAGCAGTACAGGAGTACATAAATTTGATGGAACTGTACGACAAGAACATTGAAGTTGTGGAGACGGGAGTCCAAGTCCATGAACGTTATTGCTTTATTGCTGCATCACCTGATCGATTAGTTAAAGAAGCAAATGAAATTGGGCTTCTTGAGGTGAAGTGCCCCGCTTCAAAAGCTGGCCAAAGAGTTGCTGATGCTTGCCAAGACAGAGCATTCTGCGCCGAAATCATTGATGGGGAGGTCACGTTGAAACGAGACCATGCATATTTTTATCAGGTGCAGGGACAACTGGGAATCACCAAGAAACCATGGTGTGATTTTGTTATTTGGACAAATCATACCGAGTGCCAACACCGCATGTCAGTGGAGCGTATATACTTCAATAAGGCAATCTGGGAAGATATCCTTGAAGGTCTTCTCTATGTGTACAAGGCAGCAGTCGTCCCAGAGCTCCTAACACGACGCATCAGGCGCCTTGGATTTCTGTATAGAACAGGTGCAGGGTATGTTTCATACAAAAAGTATGCCCAAGGATTCTATGTTGTTGACAAGTGTGACGAGGACAACTTGAAGATGAAAATAAGAAGGTTGTGA